One region of Nitrospinaceae bacterium genomic DNA includes:
- the macB gene encoding macrolide export ATP-binding/permease protein MacB: MSLIEMLSIGKTYKSAGLDVEVLKDVSLRVEQGEYISIIGPSGAGKSTLMTIMGCLGLPSRGIYTLDGEEVEKVSDRELSRIRNEKIGFVFQAFHLLPGVKAIDNVMMPLLYSRKVPKDARERAEEVLEKVGLGHRLHHTPGQLSGGEQQRVTIARSLINRPKILLADEPTGNLDSKNGVEIMKTFDRLNREEGTTIVLITHDQEVALHAHRILTIKDGQIESDQWNENFSKYQAGPSRTPSE, from the coding sequence ATGAGCCTGATCGAAATGCTTTCCATCGGTAAGACCTACAAAAGCGCCGGCCTGGACGTGGAAGTTTTGAAAGACGTTTCCCTGCGTGTGGAGCAAGGGGAATACATCAGCATCATCGGTCCGTCGGGCGCGGGGAAAAGCACCTTGATGACCATCATGGGTTGCCTGGGACTGCCGAGCAGGGGGATCTATACTTTGGATGGGGAGGAAGTGGAAAAGGTCAGCGACCGGGAGCTGTCGCGGATTCGCAACGAAAAAATCGGGTTTGTGTTTCAGGCCTTTCACCTTTTGCCGGGTGTAAAAGCCATCGACAACGTCATGATGCCTCTTCTTTATTCGCGAAAAGTGCCGAAGGATGCCAGAGAGCGGGCCGAAGAAGTTCTTGAAAAAGTGGGGTTGGGGCACCGACTGCACCACACTCCCGGGCAACTGTCCGGAGGAGAGCAACAACGGGTGACCATCGCCCGGTCCCTGATCAACCGTCCAAAAATTTTACTTGCCGATGAGCCCACAGGCAATTTGGACTCCAAAAATGGCGTTGAAATCATGAAAACCTTCGATCGTTTGAACCGGGAAGAAGGCACCACCATCGTATTGATCACTCACGACCAGGAAGTGGCCCTGCATGCGCATCGAATCCTGACGATAAAAGACGGCCAAATCGAATCGGACCAGTGGAATGAGAATTTTTCGAAATATCAAGCAGGCCCTTCGCGGACTCCTTCTGAATAA
- a CDS encoding ABC transporter permease, with the protein MRIFRNIKQALRGLLLNKGNTLLMTLGIIVGIGSLTVIVAIGEGTKAKVLDRITSLGFGPDSFSVVAGAGRLFFARSGETTSLTLQDADDIRALPTVRLVVPRQKKRMRIIYKKEFTTTRVYGVTPQWQAARGWKLADGEFLNEQHMERKRRVIILGSTPAKKLFGGGDPIGKMVRVGDVFYKVIGILVEKGLTESGYDPDDRTLIPLTTSISRLTHQTHLHSAKVMALDAALVEKTMEDIRQILRENHNLSPLADDDFRFITPEGIMQWVTEASQALNRMLVLISTVSLLVGGIVIMNILLVSIRERIHEIGIRRCFGARRSDITQQFLFESIFVAILGGILGTVIGLLLITGLQRFDIIPTKITWEPFILAFIFSTLVGLVFGIQPARKAALLSPEETLR; encoded by the coding sequence ATGAGAATTTTTCGAAATATCAAGCAGGCCCTTCGCGGACTCCTTCTGAATAAGGGCAACACGTTATTGATGACTCTGGGGATCATCGTCGGTATCGGTTCCCTCACTGTCATCGTGGCCATTGGCGAAGGAACTAAAGCGAAAGTTCTCGACCGCATCACCAGCCTGGGGTTCGGCCCGGATTCTTTCTCCGTGGTTGCCGGCGCGGGCCGCCTGTTTTTTGCCAGGTCAGGAGAAACCACCAGTCTGACGCTTCAGGACGCAGACGATATCCGGGCGTTGCCTACGGTTCGTCTCGTGGTTCCCCGGCAAAAGAAACGCATGCGGATCATTTATAAAAAGGAGTTCACCACCACCCGCGTTTACGGCGTGACTCCCCAATGGCAGGCCGCAAGGGGATGGAAACTTGCGGATGGAGAATTCTTGAATGAACAACACATGGAGCGCAAACGCCGGGTGATCATTCTTGGCTCCACCCCGGCGAAAAAATTGTTCGGTGGCGGCGATCCCATCGGGAAAATGGTGCGTGTGGGCGATGTTTTTTATAAGGTCATCGGTATTCTCGTGGAAAAAGGTCTCACTGAAAGCGGTTACGATCCCGACGACCGCACCCTGATTCCACTGACCACCTCGATTTCCCGGTTGACCCATCAGACCCACCTTCACAGCGCCAAGGTCATGGCCCTGGACGCTGCGTTGGTGGAAAAAACGATGGAAGACATCCGCCAGATTCTCCGGGAAAACCACAACCTGTCCCCGTTGGCCGATGACGATTTTCGTTTCATCACCCCTGAAGGCATCATGCAATGGGTCACGGAAGCCTCCCAGGCGCTCAACCGCATGCTGGTCCTCATTTCAACAGTGTCACTTTTGGTCGGGGGGATCGTCATCATGAATATCCTGCTGGTTTCGATTCGCGAACGGATTCATGAAATAGGTATCCGCCGCTGTTTTGGCGCACGGCGTTCGGACATCACCCAGCAATTTCTATTCGAATCCATATTTGTGGCCATTCTGGGCGGTATCCTGGGAACGGTCATCGGATTGTTATTGATCACCGGTTTACAACGCTTCGATATCATCCCCACGAAAATCACCTGGGAGCCTTTTATTCTGGCCTTTATTTTTTCAACCCTCGTCGGTCTGGTTTTCGGGATTCAGCCCGCAAGAAAAGCCGCACTGTTGAGCCCCGAAGAAACGCTTCGATGA
- a CDS encoding multidrug ABC transporter substrate-binding protein yields MRTLKIKPSLTITLTALKTHKTRTFLASLGIMIGIAAVIIMVAIGRGSQQEVMDVIAGMGENLITINAGEMKRRGGRLRLTGNVTTLTPRDADKLLEEVGELEKIAPFESRALKVKYGNFASETQVSGSTHDYMEIRQYRVAQGEFFTEKDLKLSRRVAVIGQTAVENIFGEEDPLGKTLRINAVPFEVVGILAPKGLDTDGRDQDDIILIPLTTLLRRLINQTFVSIIYAKAASKQKIDAAIEGIQAVLRERHQLNDEADDDFTIVSQLDIEEMKRETTELFTKLIVSIAAISLVVGGIGVLAVMLISVKERTREIGIRRAVGATRADITQQFLLESLVIGALGGGVGVACGVGITLGVNHWGPWVLILDVPSILFASGVCLGIALMFGIFPAVKASRLDPMTALTVE; encoded by the coding sequence TTGCGGACGTTGAAAATCAAACCTTCCCTGACCATCACCCTGACGGCACTCAAAACCCATAAAACCCGGACCTTTCTGGCATCCCTGGGAATCATGATCGGAATCGCCGCGGTTATCATCATGGTGGCGATAGGCAGAGGTTCACAACAAGAGGTGATGGATGTGATCGCGGGAATGGGCGAGAACCTGATCACCATCAATGCCGGGGAAATGAAACGCCGGGGCGGCAGACTCCGGTTGACGGGCAATGTGACGACCCTGACCCCCCGTGACGCTGATAAATTGCTTGAAGAAGTGGGCGAACTGGAAAAAATAGCTCCCTTTGAATCCCGTGCTCTGAAAGTGAAGTATGGGAACTTCGCTTCCGAAACACAGGTTTCCGGGTCGACCCACGACTATATGGAAATCCGTCAATACCGGGTCGCCCAGGGCGAGTTTTTTACTGAAAAAGACCTGAAACTCAGCCGGCGGGTGGCGGTGATCGGCCAAACCGCGGTCGAAAATATTTTTGGGGAGGAAGACCCCCTGGGAAAAACATTGAGGATCAATGCCGTTCCGTTTGAGGTCGTTGGAATATTGGCTCCCAAGGGCCTGGACACGGACGGTCGCGATCAGGACGACATAATCCTCATTCCCCTGACCACCCTGTTGCGGCGGTTGATCAATCAAACGTTTGTTTCCATCATTTATGCCAAGGCGGCCTCAAAGCAAAAAATTGATGCGGCCATCGAAGGGATTCAAGCGGTTTTAAGAGAGCGTCACCAATTGAACGATGAGGCTGATGATGATTTCACCATCGTCAGCCAGTTGGACATCGAGGAAATGAAGCGGGAAACGACGGAGCTGTTCACTAAACTCATTGTGAGTATCGCGGCCATCTCACTGGTGGTAGGCGGCATCGGCGTGCTCGCGGTGATGCTGATTTCCGTCAAGGAGCGGACCCGTGAAATCGGAATCCGAAGAGCCGTGGGAGCCACTCGGGCGGACATCACTCAGCAGTTTTTACTGGAGTCGCTGGTGATCGGTGCTTTGGGAGGAGGGGTTGGCGTTGCCTGTGGAGTCGGGATCACATTAGGGGTGAACCATTGGGGACCCTGGGTACTGATTTTAGACGTTCCCTCGATTTTATTTGCGTCGGGAGTTTGCTTAGGGATTGCCCTTATGTTCGGCATATTTCCGGCGGTCAAAGCGTCACGATTGGACCCGATGACTGCTTTGACCGTGGAATGA
- a CDS encoding membrane protein, giving the protein MWVYEFLHVLLGILWIGLLYFFNLVQVQSMPKMTEAGAAKPYTQIILPKALFLFRHSALWTVITGIAYYIAGRGTVEGIPSGEIMIGMLLGIIMAGNVWFIIWPNQKKIIAGELEGDALTKAKRNAFLASRTNAWLSLPMLACMVAANHGGFGF; this is encoded by the coding sequence ATGTGGGTATATGAATTTCTTCACGTCTTGCTTGGAATTTTATGGATAGGCCTGCTTTACTTTTTCAACCTGGTTCAGGTGCAGTCCATGCCCAAAATGACTGAAGCGGGGGCGGCCAAACCCTACACTCAGATCATTCTTCCGAAAGCGCTATTTTTATTCAGGCACTCCGCTTTGTGGACGGTGATCACCGGTATCGCCTATTACATTGCCGGAAGAGGAACGGTAGAGGGCATCCCCAGCGGTGAAATCATGATCGGTATGCTTCTCGGTATTATTATGGCGGGTAATGTCTGGTTCATCATCTGGCCCAATCAGAAAAAAATCATCGCGGGAGAGCTTGAAGGAGACGCCCTGACGAAGGCCAAACGCAACGCGTTTCTTGCCAGCCGCACCAATGCCTGGCTGTCGCTGCCCATGCTGGCCTGTATGGTCGCCGCCAACCATGGCGGGTTTGGTTTTTAG
- a CDS encoding oxidoreductase, whose translation MRSVFCNGLDKDWSVITFGCWQIAPSEGWGDACSPEEADAAVKAALDQGITAFDTAEGYGDGESERRLGKALGAKKDDVIIISKIWPDAELTQASYQKHLDATLTALGRDTVDVYLIHWPGGYFDSKEKSARLTDYMHVLKESGKAKIVGLSNFQRENLLLLGEGISRFSINEVPYSLLDRRYEGETREICQNASIPYMAFSPTAQGLLAGRLDQEARNFPARRHNQFYQEPMYSRSLKVLETVQKIADETQRKPVEVAVAWVLEQKNILTAIVGSRKVQQIREFAGAADLKLSQEQLKRLTAASDAL comes from the coding sequence ATGCGCTCGGTATTCTGCAATGGGCTGGATAAAGACTGGAGCGTCATCACCTTCGGGTGCTGGCAAATCGCTCCCAGCGAAGGATGGGGGGATGCCTGTTCCCCGGAAGAGGCGGATGCCGCCGTAAAAGCGGCTCTCGATCAGGGCATCACCGCTTTCGACACCGCTGAAGGCTATGGCGATGGAGAATCGGAGCGCCGTCTCGGTAAGGCCCTTGGTGCAAAAAAGGATGATGTTATCATCATTTCAAAAATCTGGCCCGATGCCGAATTGACTCAGGCGAGCTATCAGAAGCATCTGGACGCCACTCTCACCGCCCTGGGCCGGGATACGGTGGATGTTTATCTCATCCATTGGCCGGGGGGCTATTTTGATTCCAAGGAAAAAAGCGCCCGGCTTACCGACTACATGCACGTCTTGAAGGAAAGCGGCAAGGCTAAAATCGTCGGGCTCTCCAATTTTCAGCGGGAAAATCTGCTTCTTTTAGGAGAAGGTATTTCCCGTTTCTCTATCAACGAAGTGCCCTACAGTCTACTGGACAGGCGGTATGAAGGCGAGACACGGGAAATTTGCCAGAATGCATCTATCCCCTACATGGCATTTTCGCCGACCGCTCAGGGGCTTTTAGCGGGCCGGCTCGATCAAGAAGCGCGGAATTTTCCCGCCCGCAGGCACAATCAGTTTTACCAGGAACCCATGTACTCCAGGTCTCTAAAAGTTCTGGAAACCGTCCAAAAAATCGCTGATGAAACCCAAAGAAAACCGGTGGAAGTAGCGGTGGCCTGGGTCCTTGAGCAAAAAAACATTTTGACGGCCATTGTCGGGTCACGCAAAGTACAACAGATCCGCGAATTCGCAGGAGCGGCAGACCTTAAGCTCAGCCAGGAACAGCTAAAAAGACTGACCGCCGCGAGCGATGCGTTATGA
- a CDS encoding uracil-DNA glycosylase, with protein MPTPTSEFKRLIQKAAACRICPKLAEQPAILSSGNGSLSAQVVFVAEAPGRFGAGRTGIPFSGDQSGKNFETLLNHIGWTREEVFITNAVLCNPLENGNNRRPTAGEIRNCGFYLGSVLEIIRPNMVVTLGAVGLEAVNHFLGTKHQLAKNIARPIATEKFTLVPLYHPSPRVIHTRRSLIQQKRDFKKIASTLSAMHPSRPCDGSDGASLDKPPPESYVNR; from the coding sequence ATGCCAACTCCGACAAGTGAGTTTAAACGCCTGATCCAGAAGGCCGCTGCATGCCGTATCTGCCCGAAACTCGCCGAACAACCGGCAATTTTAAGTTCCGGCAACGGATCGCTCTCCGCCCAAGTGGTCTTTGTGGCCGAGGCGCCGGGCCGGTTTGGCGCCGGACGGACAGGAATTCCGTTTTCGGGAGATCAATCCGGGAAAAATTTTGAGACCCTGCTCAATCACATTGGCTGGACCCGTGAGGAGGTTTTCATCACCAACGCCGTGCTTTGCAATCCCCTGGAAAATGGAAACAACCGGCGGCCCACTGCAGGAGAAATACGAAATTGCGGCTTCTATCTGGGATCTGTCCTGGAAATTATCCGGCCAAATATGGTCGTCACCCTTGGGGCTGTGGGCCTGGAAGCAGTCAACCATTTTCTAGGAACCAAACATCAACTTGCTAAGAATATCGCCCGCCCAATCGCCACCGAAAAATTCACGCTTGTGCCGCTTTATCATCCCAGCCCAAGGGTGATCCACACGAGACGATCCCTGATTCAGCAAAAAAGAGATTTTAAAAAAATTGCTTCCACATTAAGCGCCATGCATCCTTCAAGGCCGTGCGACGGATCGGACGGGGCTTCCCTTGACAAGCCGCCTCCTGAATCTTATGTAAATAGGTAA
- a CDS encoding farnesyl-diphosphate farnesyltransferase codes for MFFQHTYLNKMDDWKYCVSTLPKVSRTFALNIAVLRGEIHRSVLIAYLFCRTIDTVEDAARLNPETKIKLLLEFARLIEDSDYRKEGLASWIKDCDVVDGSPNDLDLLSQSSRVFNIFDTLNEGHKQQIIPSVSKMARGMAYFQKRFQHDQLTPLENEEELEEYCYFVAGAVGEMLCDLFLLELPYLSDEARETMKNNAVSFGLGLQMTNISKDVVADRERGWSYIPKGLIMEKGLTVEEFHSGISVEKNMAILEKLLNKTTGHLRDALKFSLAIPNHKVSLRLFCIWPLWMAMETVAELHNNPSLLASSAPVKISRSTVRKILWYTPLFAYSDFLLKLSFEKILKTKELQNPPRFNLENLQQRLRKIPLDPVTSNTQPA; via the coding sequence GTGTTTTTTCAACACACATACCTTAATAAAATGGACGATTGGAAATATTGCGTCAGCACCCTTCCCAAGGTCAGCCGCACGTTCGCCCTGAATATCGCCGTGCTCAGGGGTGAAATCCACCGCAGTGTTTTGATCGCCTATCTCTTCTGCCGAACCATAGATACGGTGGAAGACGCCGCAAGACTCAATCCTGAGACTAAAATAAAACTTCTGTTGGAGTTCGCCCGCCTGATCGAGGACTCCGACTATCGAAAAGAAGGTTTGGCCTCCTGGATCAAAGACTGTGACGTCGTGGATGGCAGCCCAAATGATCTGGATCTTCTTTCGCAAAGTTCCCGGGTCTTTAATATTTTTGATACTCTGAATGAAGGTCACAAGCAACAAATCATCCCGTCGGTGTCCAAAATGGCCCGCGGAATGGCTTATTTTCAAAAACGCTTCCAACACGATCAACTGACACCGCTCGAAAATGAAGAAGAACTGGAAGAGTATTGTTACTTCGTGGCCGGCGCCGTGGGCGAAATGCTGTGTGATCTGTTTCTTCTGGAACTGCCGTATCTGTCCGATGAGGCGCGGGAAACCATGAAGAATAATGCCGTTTCCTTCGGTCTGGGTCTGCAGATGACCAATATCTCAAAAGATGTCGTCGCGGACCGCGAACGGGGCTGGTCTTACATTCCCAAAGGACTGATCATGGAAAAAGGATTGACCGTCGAAGAGTTCCACTCGGGGATTTCCGTTGAAAAAAATATGGCTATTTTGGAAAAACTGTTGAATAAAACGACGGGACATTTACGGGACGCCTTGAAATTTTCCCTGGCGATTCCCAACCACAAGGTGTCGCTCCGCCTGTTTTGCATCTGGCCTTTATGGATGGCCATGGAAACGGTCGCAGAGCTTCATAACAATCCATCGCTGCTGGCCTCTTCTGCTCCTGTAAAAATTTCCCGCAGTACGGTGCGAAAAATATTGTGGTACACCCCTCTTTTCGCTTATTCGGATTTTTTGTTAAAGCTTTCCTTTGAAAAAATTCTTAAAACCAAGGAATTGCAAAATCCTCCGCGGTTCAATCTGGAAAACCTCCAGCAAAGGTTGAGGAAAATTCCATTAGACCCGGTCACCTCAAACACTCAACCGGCTTAA
- the ispH gene encoding 4-hydroxy-3-methylbut-2-enyl diphosphate reductase, translating to MKVSLASALGTCFGVQDAINLAMGPEFHSDLTIIGQLVHNPQINESLKNNGVALVKGIEQIDEIKTKKVMITAHGAAEKTKQKLQDAGFIVYDASCPLVMRVHKTIKSMVAKNFFPVVIGQKDHVEVKGIVGDLDDFLVINGESDLEKIRERGKRKLGIVSQTTQQVDKVESLVKKIRAMDCVDAVSFVNTICQPTRDRQIAVWELADQVDLMIVIGGFNSSNTKKLVQVCDEKKIEAHHIEASSQLHKSWFNNKEHVGITAGTSTPENVINEVHEEILKIAQEMKKEATQAPLAS from the coding sequence ATGAAAGTATCGCTCGCAAGCGCTCTTGGCACCTGTTTTGGTGTGCAGGATGCCATTAACCTGGCGATGGGGCCGGAGTTCCATTCGGATCTGACCATCATCGGGCAATTGGTTCACAACCCGCAAATCAACGAATCCCTGAAAAACAACGGTGTTGCATTGGTCAAGGGCATCGAGCAAATCGACGAAATCAAAACCAAAAAGGTCATGATCACCGCACACGGCGCCGCGGAAAAAACCAAACAAAAACTTCAGGATGCCGGTTTTATCGTCTACGACGCCAGTTGTCCGCTGGTGATGCGCGTCCATAAAACCATCAAAAGCATGGTGGCGAAGAATTTTTTTCCGGTGGTGATCGGCCAGAAGGATCACGTGGAAGTCAAGGGCATCGTGGGTGACCTGGACGACTTTCTTGTCATCAACGGGGAATCGGACCTGGAAAAAATACGCGAACGCGGCAAACGCAAACTGGGGATCGTGAGCCAGACCACCCAGCAGGTCGACAAGGTGGAGTCGCTGGTCAAAAAGATCCGGGCTATGGATTGTGTGGACGCGGTATCGTTCGTCAACACCATTTGCCAACCCACCAGGGACCGTCAGATTGCTGTCTGGGAACTGGCGGATCAGGTCGATCTCATGATCGTGATCGGCGGGTTCAACTCGTCGAACACCAAAAAACTGGTTCAGGTTTGCGATGAAAAAAAGATTGAGGCCCATCACATAGAAGCTTCCTCGCAATTGCATAAATCCTGGTTTAATAATAAGGAACACGTGGGCATCACCGCCGGAACGAGCACCCCGGAAAACGTGATCAACGAAGTCCATGAGGAAATATTGAAAATTGCTCAGGAAATGAAAAAAGAAGCCACCCAGGCCCCCCTGGCCTCTTGA
- the sdhB gene encoding succinate dehydrogenase iron-sulfur subunit has translation MPPKIIQLKIKRQDNPKAKPYWQEFVVPYKPLSNVISCLQDIQKNPVTQSKSTVNPVTWDSNCLEEVCGSCTMVINGRVRQACTALIDNIEQPVVLEPMSKFPVVRDLQVDRTRMFRALKKVKAWVDIDGSHDIGEGPIMPDSVRATRYTLSECMTCGCCLEACPQYTKENDFLGAATFSQVRLFNMHPTGAMEKEERLEAVMGKGGIADCGNAQACVEVCPKNIPLTDSIAEIGRDTSLQLLKNLLMK, from the coding sequence ATGCCCCCTAAAATCATACAACTCAAAATAAAACGACAGGACAACCCAAAGGCAAAACCTTACTGGCAGGAGTTTGTGGTTCCTTACAAACCTTTGTCCAACGTGATCTCCTGCCTGCAGGATATTCAGAAAAACCCGGTGACCCAAAGCAAATCGACCGTCAACCCCGTCACCTGGGATTCCAACTGTCTTGAAGAGGTTTGCGGTTCCTGCACCATGGTCATCAATGGGCGGGTTCGGCAGGCGTGCACAGCCTTGATCGACAATATCGAGCAACCCGTCGTGCTGGAACCGATGTCCAAATTTCCGGTCGTCCGCGATCTGCAGGTGGACCGAACCCGGATGTTTCGCGCTTTGAAAAAAGTCAAGGCATGGGTGGACATCGACGGCAGTCACGATATCGGCGAGGGACCCATCATGCCCGACAGCGTCCGCGCAACGCGATACACGCTTTCCGAATGCATGACCTGCGGGTGCTGTCTCGAGGCCTGTCCCCAGTACACTAAGGAAAATGACTTTCTGGGAGCCGCGACTTTCAGCCAGGTGCGGTTGTTCAACATGCATCCCACAGGCGCCATGGAAAAGGAGGAACGTCTGGAAGCGGTGATGGGAAAAGGAGGGATTGCGGATTGCGGTAATGCTCAGGCCTGTGTGGAGGTATGCCCTAAAAATATCCCGCTGACGGATTCTATCGCCGAAATCGGCCGGGATACCTCCCTGCAACTGTTGAAAAACCTGCTAATGAAGTGA
- the sdhA_1 gene encoding succinate dehydrogenase flavoprotein subunit: MAKRKNKIIIIGGGLAGLAAAMRLCELTCEVVLISYQPLKRSHSVCAQGGINAAIDSKGEGDSPENHFYDTIKGGDFLAEQPLVRDMCYQAPAIIHLMDRMGVAFNRTHEGHLAFRRFGGTLYSRTAFAGATTGQQLVYSLDEQIRRYEHDGLVEKLEWHEYLGAVLDSKGVCRGAIIHDLRTNEIYTLASDVVILATGGPSQIYSGSTASAVNTGAAATMAYLQGAKYANGEFIQIHPTAIPGQDKLRLMSESARGEGGRIWVPKKPGDARGPLDIPETERYYFLEEKYPQFGNLVPRDVASREIYDVVYNQKLGISGQPMVYLDLTHKSKEFLDDRLGGILDIYTKFTGEDPRKIPMKIFPAVHYSMGGLWTDYETSGDGSLDHHSPRNQMTSIQGLYAAGEADCQYHGANRLGANSLLSCIYTGLMIAPGVINYSKNLSQSGQDVPSSIFDDARNYWTNRFKTIHKLNGLENPYKLHKDLGDLLMGNVLIVRNNKALEKTVYGIEEIEQRFRDVKCVDTNDWANPTPSFINQLFCMIQLAKIITRGALMRDEFRGAHFKPDFDLNQPSGFDPHEYIDYLEQKNYGEVAEDVFPPGHLDYMKRFEANNKKWLKTSIAQLENNQPKITYADVNTSLVTPRPRKYD; encoded by the coding sequence ATGGCCAAACGCAAGAACAAAATCATCATCATTGGAGGCGGCCTTGCGGGATTAGCCGCCGCCATGAGGCTTTGCGAACTCACCTGCGAGGTCGTCCTGATTTCCTATCAACCTCTCAAGCGCTCCCATTCCGTATGCGCCCAAGGAGGCATTAATGCAGCCATCGACTCCAAGGGGGAAGGAGACTCTCCTGAAAATCATTTTTACGACACCATCAAAGGGGGAGATTTTCTCGCCGAGCAACCCCTCGTGCGCGATATGTGCTACCAGGCGCCAGCGATCATTCACCTGATGGACCGAATGGGCGTGGCGTTCAACCGCACCCATGAAGGCCATCTGGCGTTTCGACGGTTTGGGGGGACGCTATACTCCCGCACGGCGTTTGCCGGCGCCACCACGGGGCAACAGCTGGTTTATTCCCTGGACGAACAAATCCGCAGATATGAACACGACGGTCTGGTGGAAAAACTGGAGTGGCACGAGTATCTGGGGGCCGTGCTCGATTCCAAGGGGGTATGCCGGGGCGCCATCATCCACGATTTAAGGACCAACGAAATCTACACCCTGGCCAGCGACGTGGTGATCCTGGCCACCGGGGGGCCGAGCCAGATTTATTCCGGGTCCACCGCATCCGCCGTCAATACCGGCGCCGCCGCCACCATGGCTTACCTCCAAGGGGCAAAATACGCTAACGGAGAGTTCATTCAGATCCACCCCACCGCCATTCCGGGACAGGACAAACTGCGCCTCATGAGCGAATCGGCGCGCGGTGAAGGGGGACGCATCTGGGTCCCTAAAAAACCCGGTGACGCCCGCGGTCCTCTGGACATCCCGGAAACGGAACGCTACTATTTTCTGGAAGAAAAATACCCGCAATTCGGCAATCTCGTCCCGCGTGACGTGGCCTCCCGGGAAATTTACGACGTGGTTTACAATCAGAAGCTTGGCATCAGCGGTCAGCCCATGGTCTATCTGGACCTGACGCACAAATCCAAGGAATTTCTCGATGACCGGCTGGGCGGCATTCTCGATATCTACACCAAGTTCACTGGCGAAGACCCGCGTAAAATTCCCATGAAAATCTTTCCCGCGGTTCATTATTCCATGGGAGGGTTGTGGACCGACTACGAAACCAGCGGGGACGGATCGCTCGATCACCATTCGCCCCGCAACCAGATGACTTCCATTCAGGGGCTTTATGCGGCGGGGGAGGCGGATTGCCAGTACCACGGCGCCAACCGGCTGGGGGCCAATTCTCTGCTCAGCTGCATTTATACGGGATTGATGATCGCGCCCGGAGTCATCAATTATTCGAAAAACCTTTCCCAGTCCGGCCAGGACGTTCCTTCCAGTATTTTCGATGATGCACGCAACTACTGGACCAACCGATTTAAAACCATCCACAAATTGAACGGCCTTGAAAACCCCTACAAGTTGCATAAGGACCTGGGGGATTTACTGATGGGCAATGTGTTGATCGTGAGGAATAATAAAGCCCTGGAAAAAACCGTCTACGGGATCGAAGAAATTGAGCAAAGGTTCAGGGACGTCAAATGCGTCGACACCAACGACTGGGCCAACCCCACCCCCAGTTTCATCAATCAGCTGTTTTGCATGATCCAGCTGGCTAAGATCATCACCAGGGGCGCTTTGATGCGGGACGAGTTCCGCGGCGCTCACTTCAAGCCGGATTTTGACTTGAACCAACCTTCGGGCTTTGATCCGCACGAATACATCGATTATCTGGAGCAAAAAAATTATGGCGAGGTTGCAGAGGATGTTTTTCCTCCCGGACACCTGGATTATATGAAACGGTTTGAAGCAAACAATAAAAAATGGTTAAAAACCTCGATCGCCCAGCTTGAAAACAATCAACCCAAAATCACCTATGCGGACGTGAACACCTCGCTTGTCACCCCGCGTCCCAGAAAGTACGATTGA
- a CDS encoding succinate dehydrogenase has translation MASSPKDQAHFLLLKIHSLLGIVPIGVFLVFHLGLNSLRTVGPLQYQLSIDVINNLPFLFGIEVLFIYVPLLIHSGMGFYVYFSGKRNAFQYRYARNGLYTLQRLSGAVVFAFLIYHMGTTVVPKLMYGKHMFEAAPFLIDILNAEFQTWSGRIIYMIGIVSATFHFANGLWGFCVSWGIIIGKTAQRNASIVFAFVGLGLTVLGLATVLEFSLDPVPVTPTVGG, from the coding sequence ATGGCATCAAGCCCCAAAGACCAGGCCCATTTTTTACTTCTAAAAATCCATTCTTTATTGGGAATCGTTCCTATTGGGGTTTTCCTGGTGTTTCACCTCGGTCTCAACTCCCTCAGAACAGTGGGTCCTTTACAATACCAGTTGAGCATCGACGTCATAAACAACCTTCCTTTTCTATTTGGAATCGAAGTCCTTTTTATTTACGTTCCTTTATTGATCCATTCAGGCATGGGTTTTTATGTCTATTTCTCAGGAAAGCGCAACGCTTTTCAGTACCGCTATGCCAGAAACGGGCTCTACACCCTGCAACGCTTGAGCGGCGCCGTGGTTTTTGCTTTTTTGATATATCACATGGGAACAACGGTCGTTCCTAAATTGATGTACGGAAAACACATGTTTGAGGCGGCGCCTTTTTTGATCGATATTTTGAACGCGGAGTTTCAAACGTGGTCCGGGCGAATCATTTACATGATCGGCATTGTCTCTGCCACGTTTCACTTTGCCAATGGGTTGTGGGGGTTCTGTGTTTCCTGGGGAATCATCATCGGAAAAACCGCCCAGCGCAACGCCAGTATCGTATTCGCGTTTGTGGGGCTGGGCTTGACCGTTCTCGGGCTCGCAACCGTTCTGGAGTTTTCTTTAGATCCGGTGCCGGTGACGCCGACGGTGGGAGGTTAA